From the genome of Cystobacter fuscus DSM 2262:
TGAGCGCGGCCACGTCCTGCAGCCGGTTGTCCAGGCAGGCCATGCGCAGCGACAGGACGGCCTCGGACTGCTCGCCGCGCAGGCGCGTGGCCTCGCACGTGCTCTGGTGCATGTTGCGCCACGCGATGGTGTACGTGTCGAGCGCGTCGTACACCCGCTGCCAGGTGTCATGGGCGTAGGAGCGCTGGGTGGCGAGGAACGCCTTCTCGATGGCCTTCTGCCGGGGCACATCCCAGACGCCGAGCAGGCGCTCCGCGGCGCCGGTGCACAGGCTCGCCTGGCGCTGGTGCCAGGAGAACCAGGCGAGCGTCCCCGAGCCCACGAGGAGCAGCAGCAAGGCGGCGGCGGACAGCTGGCGGCGGCGCACCTGGGCGGGATCCCGCTCCAGTGTGGCTAAAAGTGTATCCAGGGAGGGGTAACGAGCCTCTGGATCAAGGTAAAGAGCGTGGATCAAGACATCATGCACCCAAGAAGGAACCTTGGAATGGGGAGGGCGCTTGATGCGCCCAGCCAGAACGTTTTCCTTCCGCGCAATAAAGGTATCGCCCTCAAAAGGATGCTCGCCATAAAGAGCCTCCCAGAGAGAGACCGCGAAAGAGAACTGATCGCTGCGGGCGTCTGCTGTGATGCCGAGAAATTGCTCGGGTGCCATATAGGCTGGCGTTCCCAGGAGCGCACCCTTTTGTGTCAGCGATAATTCCAGGGGGTTGGTGGTGGACTTGACGGGCGCCTGGGGGGAAGAAAAAATCCCTTGGTGGGTAGTTGCCGTTTCGATTGAATGCTGGCTGGATGATTCATCGCTCAGCTCTTCACTCTGCCGCACCAAACCAAAGTCAGTAACCCGTACCCTACCAGCCTGATCGATCAGCACGTTGTCTGGCTTGAAGTCGCGGTGGACCAAACCAGTCGAGTGAGCCGCCGCCAGCCCTCTCCCCGCCGCCAGAAACACATCCAGAATTACACGCCAGGATGGAGACTGCCGCGCACGCCATTGCCGCAGCGTTTGCCCCTGCACATACTCCATGGCGATGAAAAGTGAACCGTCCTCCAATGTTCCCGCGTCGTATATGGCCATCACATTGGGGTGCGAGAGACGAGCCATAGCCATGGCCTCACGCACCTGACGAGCCTTGTGTTCGCTAGCGTTGTCTCCTTGGCGCGCTCTCTCATGGCGAAGCAGCTTGATGGCCACGCGCCTATCCAAACGTGCGTCGTAGGCAGCCATCACAACGCCCATTCCGCCCTGCCCAAGTTGGTGGAGAATGGTGTAGCGGCTTGCCAGAGTATTCTCAGGAGCCGATGACAATGATGCGGAGATCGCCTTCGCCCAAGGAAGGTTGGGAGCTTTGCCCAATTCGGGAAATGCAGGGGCAATCCGAATCGGATCCACAGTGTGTGTCTCACCCAACTCATCCACTGCCGGGATGGCTACCTCGCCAGACTCCTGCTTTTCCATGATACGGACCTCGCTCATGCACGCGTAACGGCAGCATATCACTGGAGCTGGGCTTGTAGCTGTTCAGTGCGCCGAGGCATGACAAGGGTCAAGCCTGAGCCATCACCTCATTTTAGCAGGGGAGCAAGGGAGGGCTGTGCAGACTGATTGGCGCAAGAAGTAGGACGGGCATGATTACTGCTGCGGTTATGCGCAAGCCACACCTCAATAACCAGCAGGTGCACGCTCTCCTGGAGTCACTCTTCGAATGTGATTATTACCAAGCCATCCCCATGATGCCCGAAGACAAGCGGCTCCCCTTGATGGCTCGATTTGCCGAGTTGCTGGAGAGAACAGCCCATACTTCGAGAAACCTCAGGTCCAACATGTCTGATATGAGGGGATGCACCAGGGGTCGAGCTTGACTTCCTGAAGCTCATCAGTGGAGGCGGCGGGAAGCGAACCCGCCGCCCTCGTGCCCGGCTCAGCGCACCGGAGGCGGATTGCGCTCGGTGAAGCCGCGCTGGTGGAAGTAGGGGTAGGCCAGCGTCGTGGCGCTCGCCGCGTCCAGACGCTCCACCTGCTCGGGCGTCAGGTTCCAGCCCACCGCCGCCAGGTTCTGCCGCAGCTGCTCCTCGTTGCGCGCGCCGATGATGACGTTGGACACCGTCGGCCGCCGCAGCAGCCAGTTGATGGCAACCTGTGGCACCGTCTTGCCCGTCTCCTTCGCCACCTCGTCCAGCGCATCCACGACCCGGTAGAGGTACTCGTCCTCCACCGGCGGGCCCCCCTGCACCGTCGTCTCCGAGCGCATGCGGCTGGTCTCCGGCGGCGGCTGGCCCCGGCGGATCTTCCCCGTCAGCCGGCCCCACCCCAGCGGACTCCAGACGATGGCGCCCACGCCCTGGTCCAGCCCCAGCGGCATCAGCTCCCACTCGTAGCTGCGCCCGATGAGCGAGTAGTACGCCTGGTGCGCCACGTAGCGCGCCCAGCCATACTTCTCGGACACGGCCAGCGACTTCATCAGGTGCCAGCCCGAGAAGTTCGAGCAGCCGATGTAGCGGATCTTCCCCGCGCGCACGAGGTCATCCAGACAGCTCAGCGTCTCCTCCACGGGCGTGGAGGCGTCGAAGCCGTGCAGTTGGTAGATGTCGATGTAGTCGGTGCCCAGCCGCTTCAGACTGCCCTCGACGCCGCGGATGAGGTGGTAGCGAGAGGAGCCCACGTCGTTGGCGCCCTCTCCCATGCGGAACGTGCCCTTGGTCGAGATGATGACCCGATCGCGACGGCCCTTGAGGGCCTGCCCCAGAATCTCCTCCGCGAGGCCGTCGGAGTAGACGTCGGCCGAGTCGAACATGGTGAGCCCCGCCTCGAGCGAGATGTCGACCAGCCGCGTGGCCTCCGCGACCCCCGAGTTGCCAAAGCCCTTGAAGAACTCGTTGGCTCCGCCAAACGTCCCCGTGCCCAGGCTCAACACGGGGACCTTGAACCCTGAACCACCCAACCGTCTGTATTCCATGTGGCCTGATGCTCCTGAGAAAGGGGCGCGGATGGCGCCGCCAGCCCCGGTGCTTTCCCTCATCCCGCACCGGGCGCCAAGCAGCGCCCCCCGGCCGCTTCCTATTGGAGAACAGTCCGCGCGTTGCGCCTCACGGCGAGCTGACAGTGCCCCAGCTCAGGAACGAGTCGTCCGAGCGCAACACCACGGTGTGTTGGGCTCCCGCGGAGAGCGCCACGAAGCTCGAGAGCGTGGGACCCGCCCCTGGCTGGGAGCGGGAGTTCAGGGTGCCATCGCCGAGCTGTCCCGCGGAGTTGTTGCCCCAGGACCACACCTTGCCGGGCGTGAGCGCGAGGGAGAACGAGGCGCCCGCCACGAGGCCCTGGACGCCCGAGAGGCCCGACACCTGGACGGGCCGCGTGCGCGAAGTGGTGGTGCCATCGCCGAGCTGCCCCGAGCCATTGGCCCCCCAGGCCCACACCACGCCCCCTTCCGCCAACGCGAGCGAGTGCTGGGCTCCAGAGGCAATGGCCTGGACCCCCGAGAGCGTCGACACGAAGACCGGGAGGGTGCGCGAGGTGGTGGTGCCATCGCCGAGCTGTCCGGAGCCGTTGGCCCCCCAGGCCCACACCGTCCCATCGGCGCGCACCGCCAGGGAGTGTCCGGAGCCGCCCGCGACGGCCACGACATCGACGAGCTCCTTCACCTGCATGGGGACGGCGCGCGAGGTGGTGGTGCCATCGCCGAGCTGCCCGGAGCCGTTGGCCCCCCAGGCCCACACCGTCCCATCGGCGCGCACCGCCAGGGCATGGTCACTGCCCGCGGCGATCGCCACGACATGGGCGAGGCCAGGCACCCGCGCCGGCGCGGTCCGTGCCGTGACAGCGCCATCGCCGAGCTGCCCGGAGCCATTGTCCCCCCAGGCCCACACGCCGCCATCACAGCTCAACGCCAGGGAGAAGAGCGCCCCGGCGGCCACGGCCTCGATGCACTCGGGCCCGGTGAGCCAGCGCGGGGACGTCTGGGTGGCCGAGCCCTCGTAGCCGAGCTGTCCCCGGGAGTTGCTCCCAAAGCTGAACACGGAGCCGTCGGAGGACACGGCCAGCACATGCTGGGCGCCCGAGGCGAGCGGCACGGTGCGCGGATAGCCCACGGCCTGCACCGGCACGGGCGAGGCACTGGTGGCGCCGTTGCCGAGCTGTCCGAGGGAGTTGTCGCCCCAGGCCCAGACGGTGCCATCCGCGCGCAGCGCGAAGGTCGTGCGCAGGCCGGACGCGAAGCCCTGGACGCGCGCGAAGCTCGGTACCCGCCGGGGCGTACTCTCCGAAACCAGGGTGCCATTGCCGAGCTGGCCGGAGACATTTCGGCCCCAGGCCCAGAGCATGCCCGTGGTGTCGAGCGCCACCGTGTGGCTGCCCCGGGTGGAGAGCGCGACGAGGGTGGCCGGCAGGGAGACGCGCGCGGGCACCGGGCGCGCGGTGGTGGTGCCATCGCCGAGCTGACCGTTGCTGTTCTCGCCCCAGGTCCACACCGAGCCGTCCGCTCCCAGCGCCACCGAGTAGGAGGGACCCGCCACGATGGCCTGGATGCCCGCCGGCAGGCCGCTCACCCGCCCCGGTACGTTGCGCGAGGTGGTGGAGCCATCCCCCAGCTGTCCGTAGACGTTGTCGCCCCAGGCCCACACCTGGCCCGAGCTGTCCAGCGCCAGCGAATGGAAGAGGCCGGCCGCCACGTGGGTGATGACCGCGAGGCCGGGCACCACGGCGGGGGCCCTCGGGCCGCGCGGAGTCGCTCCCGCGCCGAGCTGGCCATAGCTGTTGTCACCCCAGGTCCACACCGTGCCATCGGAGCGCAGCGCCAGCGAGTGGTAGGTGCCCGCGGCGATCTCCGTGGCCCCCGCCACCCCGGGCACCTGGGCGGGGCTGGGGCGCCGGCCACCGGAGGTGTCCCCGAGCTGGCCATAGGCGTTGTCCCCCCAGGCCCACACCGTGCCATCGGAGCGCAGCGCCAGCGAGTGGTAGCTGGAGGCGGAGAGGGCCCGCACGGACGTCAGGGTGGAAGACAGCCGCACCGGCGCCGGCCGGGAAACGAGGGTCCCGTCGCCGAGCTGGCCATAGGTGTTGTCGCCCCACGCCCAGACCGAGCCATCCGCCTGCCGCAGGAAGACATGGTGGTCACCGGCCGCCAGGGACGCGCCCGCCGTGAGCGATGGGACGCGGCCCGGAAGCGCTCGCACGCTCGAGCTGCCATTGCCCAGCTGACCGGAGCCATTGGCGCCCCAGCCCAGGGTGACGTTGTCTCCGCGCCCCACCAGCGAGAAGGCATTGCCGCACGCGAGGGCCTGGGCATCCGAGACCCCCGACACCCGCACCGGGACGCGCTGGACGCTGGTCCCCGTCTGGGCCGTCTGGGCCTGGGCGTTGTCTCCCCAGGCCCACACCGAGTCATCGCCGCGCAGGGCGAGCGAGTGGGAGGTACCGCTGGCGAGCGCGACGACCTGGGTGAGGCCGGGCACCTCCAGGGGCAGCAGGGAGGAGACATCGCCGCCATTGCCTAGCTGGCCATAGGTGTTGTCCCCCCAGGCCCAGACCTTGCCGCCCAGGGTGGTGGAGGACGCCGCCACGCTGTGCGAGCCCCCTCCCGCCAGGGCCACGATGCCCGTGAGACCCGACACCCGCACCGGCGTGGAGCGCGAGTCGAGGGTGCCGTCGCCCAGCTGGCCGGAGTAATTCCCACCCCAGGCCCACACCGTGCCATCCCTCTTGAGCGCCAGGGAGTGGAAGTCACCGGCGGCGATGGCCACCACCTCCGTCAGCCCGGCCACCTTCGCCGGAGTGGAGCGGCTGGTGGACGAGCCATCTCCGAGTTGTCCGGTGGTGTTGTTGCCCCAGGCCCACACCGCCCCGTTGATCAGCGCCAGGGAGTGCAGATTGCCAGCGGCGATGGCCGTCACGCCCGTGAGCCCCGCCACCTGGGCCGGCACCGAGCGCTGCGAGACGCCGTCACCCAACTGTCCATCCGTGTTGGTGCCCCAGGTCCAGACGGTGCCCTCCTCGCGCAACGCCATCGAGTGGGTGTTGCCGGCGGCGACGGCCGTCACCCCCGTGAGCCCCACCACCTGCGTGGGCGTCGAGTGCTGGAGCGTGGAGCCCTCGCCCAACTGCCCCTGGGCGTTGGCGCCCCAGGCCCAGACCGTGCCCGCCGGCGTCACGTACAACGAGTGGTTCAACCCCGCCGCGAGGCGGTAGGGCCGGCCCTGCACGGAGATGGCCGGAGCGCGCCGTTGCCCAGGCACCCAGGCCCGACCGCCCTCCTCTCCCACGCCACAGCCGACGCCAGGCAAGAGCACGACCAGAAGGAGCGCGACCAGGGAGCTCCTCGACGAAAGTTGTTGCATCCTGAAATCCTTTTCTCCGTGCCTCGAACGGGGGCCGGGCACGCGAAGGGGGTCCTCCAGCGGCCTTTCGGGGGTGGGGAAGACCGCTGGCTTTCGGGGCGGGAACACCGCACCTGGACCAGGAATAGCCGTATATGTGGATAAATACGATAGAGTTTCAACTGGGTGGGAGGAGACTCGCCCGAGGAGTGGGGGTCCACCCGGCCCCGGGTGGCGAGCGCCAGGGGGTCCGGTGGACGAAGGAAAGCGCGTGCCTCCGGGGCGGGCGCCCGCGAGGCGGCTGCACAACCCGCGGGGAGATGACTAGGGTGAGCCTCCCATGACGGTCTCCCCTTCCCGCCGACAGGCCGCGCTGGCGGCGCTCGCGCTCGATGACGACGCCCTGCTGCGGGCCTGCGAGGTGGAGTACTTCATCGCCTCCGGCCCGGGCGGCCAGCACCGCAACACCACCGCCAGCGGCGTGCGGATGACGCATCCCCCCACCGAGCTGTCCGTCACCGCCACCGAGCGCCGCAGCCAGACGCAAAACAAGGGCGCCGCGCTCGAGCGGCTGCGCGCGGGACTCCAGGCGCTCACGTATGTGCCCAAGAAGCGCCATAAAACCCAACCCACCAAGGGCTCCCAGCGGCGCCGCCTGGACGCGAAGAAGCGCGTGGGAGAGAAGAAGGCGCGGCGCAACAACAAGGATGGCTGGTAGGGGAACACGCATGCCCACCCTGGAAGATGCCCTGGAGCTCGCGGTGCGGGCCCACCGTGGCCAGCGCGACAAGGCCGGACAGCCCTACATCCTCCACCCGCTCCGGGTGATGGCGCGGCTGGACACCGAGACGGAGCGCATGGTCGCGCTGCTGCACGACGTGGTGGAGGACACGCCCTATACGTTGGAGCGGCTGCGCGAGCTGGGCTACGGCGAGGACGTGCTGGGCGCGCTGGAGCGGCTCACCAAGGCCGAGGGCGAGGACTACGCGGCCTTCATCGAGCGGGTGCGGCCCCACCCCCTGGCGCGCCGGGTGAAGCTGGCGGATCTCGAGGACAACATGGACGTGCGGCGGCTGCCCGCCGTCACGGCGAAGGACGCGGAGCGGCTGGCGCGCTACCGGGCCGCCTGGGCGCGGTTGAAGGACACCTGACGCGCCGCTCATGCCAGGGGCCATGGCCGGCGCGACGGCATACAACGCCACCCCCACCTCATGGCGAATCCTCGCCAGCTCCAGGCAGCCGCATGGAATGTCCCCCCTCCCGGGAAGAATCCCTCCCAGGACGTGAGGCCAGAATAACCTGGATTCGCCGAACTGAAAACACCCTCCGGGAGACAAGTGGATGCGCCGGAGGGCGGAGCGCGTCAGTTCAGGGAGTCCTTGAACACGCCGCGCCGGGCGCCGAACGCGTCGAGGAACAGGCGTTGCTCCTGCTGAGACCGGGGGGGACGGTCCGCGAGGAACTCCGCGAGGGCGTGCGTCACCGCCCTGGGCGCGCTCAGGTGGGGCAGGTGGCCGCGCGCGTCAATCCGCGTCAGCTGCGCGAGCGGAATATGCTCGGCCATGTAGAGGCCGACCTCGTCGGGCACGGCGAAGTCCGCGCCGGACTGGAGGATGAGCGTGGGTGTCTTCAGTCGTGGCAGCTCCGCGCGCAGGTCGGACTCGAAGATGACGCGCGCGCTCGCCAGGGCGATGTCCGGGCGCATGGCGGAGAGCGTCCGGGCGAACTCCCGCGCCAGCTCCGGCATCTCCGGCATGTTCACCACCTGCTCGGCGAAGCCTCCCGCCCAGGCGAGGAAGTTGGCCGACATGGTGGCGTAGAGCGTGTCGAGCTGGGAGCGCTCGAAGCCCCCCACGTAGCCCACGTCATTGAGGTAGCGCGGCGAGGCCTTGACGAAGACGAGCCGCTGGAAGCGCCGCGGCTCGGCGAGCGCCGCCAGCATGCCCACCATTCCGCTCACGGAATGCCCCACCAGGGTGACATCGCGCAGGTCCAACTCCTCACACAGCTCCAGCACGTCCTCCGCGTGGCCGTGAATCCTGCCGTGGCGCTGCGCGCTATAGGCATTGAAGTCCGACCGGCCGCACCCCACGTGATCGAAGAGGATGATTTGGTATTGGCTCTTGAAGGCCGCCACCTGATGCCGCCAGGCGCGCTGATCCGAACCAAAGCCATGGGCGAAGATGAGCGGCGGGCCCATGGCGCCCATGACCCGCACATTGAGCCGATCGTAGATGGACTGACGCATTGCGTTCCCCCCTGTAAAAACTTGACGGGCCAGCCTACTACGCACGGCGAACCCCCCGGAAGAGCCCCCCACCGCAAGACGAACGGCCCGGTGCACTCCCGAAGGAGCACACCGGGCCGTCATGGACTCGGACTCACACGTCCGCGTGAGCCTCAGCCCTTGGCGAGCTGGCGCATGACGTAGAGCAGGATGCCGCCGTGGCGGTAGTAGTCCAGCTCGTTGGGCGTGTCGATGCGGCAGAGCGCCGTGAACTCCTTGGTGCCGCCCTCGCCCGTGGCCTTCACGGTGAGCTTCTTCTGCGGCGCGAGCCCGTCGGCCACGCCGGTGATCTCGAACGTCTCGTGGCCGGTGAGACCCAGCGACTGCGCGTCCTGGCCCGCCTCGAACTGCAGAGGCAGCACGCCCATGCCGATGAGGTTGGAGCGGTGGATGCGCTCGAAGCTCTTGGCGATGACCGCCTTGATGCCGAGCATCGCCGTGCCCTTGGCCGCCCAGTCGCGGCTGGAGCCCGTGCCGTACTCGGCGCCCGCGAGCACCACCAGCGGCGTGCCCTCCTGCTGGTACTTCACCGAGGCGTCGTAGATGCTCGTGCGCTCGCGCGTGGGGATGTGCACGGTGACGCCCCCCTCCACGCCCGGCACGAGCAGGTTCTTCAGGCGGATGTTGGCGAAGGTGCCGCGCACCATCACCTCGTGGTTGCCGCGGCGCGCCCCGTAGGAGTTGAAGTCCTTGGGCTCCACGCCCTGCTCCATGAGGTAGCGGGCCGCGGGGCTCGTCTTGGCGATGTTGCCCGCGGGCGAGATGTGGTCCGTGGTCACCGAGTCACCCAGGAGCGCGAGCACCCGCGCGCCCTTGATGTCGGCGAGCGGCTTGGGCTCGGCGGGGATGTTCTCCAGGAAGGACGGCTTGCGCACGTAGGTGGACTTGGGGTCCCACTTGAACGTGCTGCCGCCATCCACCTTGAGCTGCTGCCAGAGCGCGTCGCCTTCCATGGCGCGCGAGTACTGGTGGCGGAACTGCTCGGGCTTCACCGCGGTGGCGATGGCCTCGCGGATCTCCTCGTTGGTGGGCCAGATGTCCTTGAGGAACACCGGCTTGCCGTTGCGGTCCGTGCCCAGCGGCTCCTTGTTCAGGTCCTTGCCCACCACGCCCGCCAGCGCGTACGCCACCACCAGCGGCGGCGAGGCCAGGTAGTTCATGCGCACGTGCGGGTTGATGCGGCCCTCGAAGTTGCGGTTGCCGCTGAGCACCGCGGCCACCACCAGGTCACCCACCGTGACGGCCTCGGCCACGGGATCCGGCAGGGGGCCGGAGTTGCCGATGCAGGTGGCGCAGCCATAGCCCACCACGTGGAAGCCGAGCGCCTCCAGGTAGGGCATGAGGCCGGCCTCCTTGAGGTAGTCCGTCACCACGCGGCTGCCGGGGGCGAGGCTCGTCTTCACCCAGGGCTGCACGTTGATGCCGCGCTCCACCGCCTTCTTGGCGAGGAGGCCCGCGCCCAGGAGCACCGCCGGGTTGGAGGTGTTGGTGCACGAGGTGATGGAGGCGATGACCACCGCGCCGTGGCCGATCTCGTAGGACTGGGGACCGTTCTTCACGGTGACGGTCTGCGCCAGACGCTCGGGGGGCACCGGGGCCGCGGGGGCCTTGGCCTTGCCGCCCCCCTCGTCGTCCTCGCCCTTGCTCTTGCCCGCGGCGAGCATCTCCACGAGCGACTTCTCGTAGGAGGCCTTCATGTCCGTGAGCGGCACCCGGTCCTGCGGGCGCTTGGGGCCGGCGAGGCTGGGGACGACCGTGGACAAGTCCAGGGTGAGCGTGTCGGTGAAGACGGGCTCGGGGCTGCTCGCCGTGTGGAAGAGGCCCTGCTCCTTGAAGTAGGCCTCGGCGAGCGCCACCGTCTCGGCCGGACGGCCGGTGAAGCGCAGGTAGTTGAGGCTCTCCTCATCCACCGGGAAGAAGCCGATGGTGGCCCCGTACTCGGGCGCCATGTTGGCGATGGTGGCGCGGTCCGGCAGGGACAGGCCGGTGATGCCCTCGCCGAAGAACTCGACGAACTTGCCCACCACGCCGCGCTTGCGCAGCATCTGCGTGACGGTGAGCACCAAGTCGGTCGCCGTGGCGCCCGCGGGCAGCTTGCCGGTGAGCTTGAAGCCCACCACCTGGGGAATGAGCATGGTGATGGGCTGGCCGAGCAGCACCGCCTCGGCCTCGATGCCGCCCACGCCCCAGCCCACCACGCCCAGGCCGTTGATCATCGTGGTGTGGCTGTCGGTGCCCACCAGCGTGTCCGGGTACAGCAGGTTGCCCTGACGGAAGGCCACCTGGGCCAGGTACTCCAGGTTCACCTGGTGGCAGATGCCCACGTCCGGCGGCACCGCGCGGAAGTTCTTGAAGGCGTTCTGGCCCCAGCGCAGGAAGGCGTAGCGCTCCTGGTTGCGCTCGAACTCCAGTTCCGCGTTGGCGCGGAACGCGTCCGTGGTGCCGAACACGTCCACCTGGAAGGAGTGGTCGATGACCAGGTCGGCCGGGTTGCGCGGGTTGATCTTCGTGGGATCTCCCCCCAGGGCCGCGAGCGCCTCGCGCATGGCGGCCATGTCCACCACCGCGGGCACGCCGGTGAAGTCCTGCAGGAGCACGCGCGCCGGGTGGAAGGAGATCTCCGTGTCGGGCTCGGCCTTCGGGTCCCACGCGAGCAGCTTGTCCACGTGCTCGCGCTTGACCACGCGGCCATCTTCGTTACGCAGCAGGTTCTCGAGCAGGATCTTCAGCGAGAAGGGCAGCCGAGCCACGGACGCGTGGTCCTTGCCCACCTTGGCGAGACTGTAGAAGTCATAGGAAGCCGAGCCCACCTTGAGCTGGCTCTTGCTCTTGAAGCTGTCCGTCATTGTCGGTGCCGTCCTTCTTTCCCACAGGAGGAATCGGGAATCTGAACCTGGGAATCCGAATCTGATTCCGAATCTGAATCTGCGAATCTGCCGTCTTCTAGGCTCGCCGCCAGCGGCATGCAAAGGGATCCTTCGTCCGGCGGACTCAACCTTCCGCGAGCAGACGGGCCGTGCGCGCCAGGCGCTCCTTGGCCATCTGCATCAACACTTCCCGCATGGAGGGCTGACTGGAGCTGAGGCGCTCGAACGCCGGGCGGCCCAGCTTGAGCAACACGCTGGGGACGTCCGCTCGCACCGTGGCCGTCACCGACTGGTCCAACAGCAGGGAGATCTCCCCGAAAACATCCCCCTCGCGCAAGAGGGCCAGGGGCGTCTCGCTGCCGTCCGGGTGGACGTGAAAGGGCGTGCACCGGCCCCGCATCAACAGGTAGAGCCCGTCCCCCTTCTCCCCAGCGTGCAGCAACGTGGCCCCCGCCGCCACCCGCTGGAGCTGGAACTCGCGGGAGAAGAGCCGCCGCTGCTCGTGGCGCAGGGACGAGAAGAGCGGGTGGGTGCGCAGCAGGTGGTCCGCCGCGCGCTTGCGGCAGAAGGCCCGGACGATCCGATCCACCAGGGGGAAGCGCTGGGCGAGCTCCGTGAAGCGCGCCCGCGTCAGCTCCAGGAGGATCGACGGCACCGACGGCATCACCGAGGACAGCCGGGGACCCTCGGTGATGAGGGCCATCTCCCCGAACACCCCCCCCTCCACGATCGGCCCCTCCTGCGGTCCCCTCCCCTCCAGCAGCCGCAGCACGTCCCCGCGGCCCTCCACCATGAAGAACATGGACGCGCCCTGGTCCCCCTCGCGAATCACCGGGAAGCCCGTCACGTACGTGCGCACCTCCACCGCCTCGAGCAGCGCCACGAACGCGTCCTGGCCCAGCATCGAGAAGAGCGGCACCGCCACGGGATCCTCCCGGTCCGGCAGCAGCTCGAGCTCCTGGGAGAGCAACTCGCCCGAGGCCTCCACGGGAGCGGGGGGGTAGCGCGCGTAGAGCTGGGCGATGAAGAGCTGGGTGCGGGTATGACCCGGATCGAGCCGCATCAACTCCTTGCATGCCACGATGGCGCGTAGCAGCT
Proteins encoded in this window:
- a CDS encoding aldo/keto reductase encodes the protein MEYRRLGGSGFKVPVLSLGTGTFGGANEFFKGFGNSGVAEATRLVDISLEAGLTMFDSADVYSDGLAEEILGQALKGRRDRVIISTKGTFRMGEGANDVGSSRYHLIRGVEGSLKRLGTDYIDIYQLHGFDASTPVEETLSCLDDLVRAGKIRYIGCSNFSGWHLMKSLAVSEKYGWARYVAHQAYYSLIGRSYEWELMPLGLDQGVGAIVWSPLGWGRLTGKIRRGQPPPETSRMRSETTVQGGPPVEDEYLYRVVDALDEVAKETGKTVPQVAINWLLRRPTVSNVIIGARNEEQLRQNLAAVGWNLTPEQVERLDAASATTLAYPYFHQRGFTERNPPPVR
- a CDS encoding RCC1 domain-containing protein; its protein translation is MPGQRRAPAISVQGRPYRLAAGLNHSLYVTPAGTVWAWGANAQGQLGEGSTLQHSTPTQVVGLTGVTAVAAGNTHSMALREEGTVWTWGTNTDGQLGDGVSQRSVPAQVAGLTGVTAIAAGNLHSLALINGAVWAWGNNTTGQLGDGSSTSRSTPAKVAGLTEVVAIAAGDFHSLALKRDGTVWAWGGNYSGQLGDGTLDSRSTPVRVSGLTGIVALAGGGSHSVAASSTTLGGKVWAWGDNTYGQLGNGGDVSSLLPLEVPGLTQVVALASGTSHSLALRGDDSVWAWGDNAQAQTAQTGTSVQRVPVRVSGVSDAQALACGNAFSLVGRGDNVTLGWGANGSGQLGNGSSSVRALPGRVPSLTAGASLAAGDHHVFLRQADGSVWAWGDNTYGQLGDGTLVSRPAPVRLSSTLTSVRALSASSYHSLALRSDGTVWAWGDNAYGQLGDTSGGRRPSPAQVPGVAGATEIAAGTYHSLALRSDGTVWTWGDNSYGQLGAGATPRGPRAPAVVPGLAVITHVAAGLFHSLALDSSGQVWAWGDNVYGQLGDGSTTSRNVPGRVSGLPAGIQAIVAGPSYSVALGADGSVWTWGENSNGQLGDGTTTARPVPARVSLPATLVALSTRGSHTVALDTTGMLWAWGRNVSGQLGNGTLVSESTPRRVPSFARVQGFASGLRTTFALRADGTVWAWGDNSLGQLGNGATSASPVPVQAVGYPRTVPLASGAQHVLAVSSDGSVFSFGSNSRGQLGYEGSATQTSPRWLTGPECIEAVAAGALFSLALSCDGGVWAWGDNGSGQLGDGAVTARTAPARVPGLAHVVAIAAGSDHALAVRADGTVWAWGANGSGQLGDGTTTSRAVPMQVKELVDVVAVAGGSGHSLAVRADGTVWAWGANGSGQLGDGTTTSRTLPVFVSTLSGVQAIASGAQHSLALAEGGVVWAWGANGSGQLGDGTTTSRTRPVQVSGLSGVQGLVAGASFSLALTPGKVWSWGNNSAGQLGDGTLNSRSQPGAGPTLSSFVALSAGAQHTVVLRSDDSFLSWGTVSSP
- a CDS encoding peptide chain release factor family protein, which codes for MTVSPSRRQAALAALALDDDALLRACEVEYFIASGPGGQHRNTTASGVRMTHPPTELSVTATERRSQTQNKGAALERLRAGLQALTYVPKKRHKTQPTKGSQRRRLDAKKRVGEKKARRNNKDGW
- a CDS encoding HD domain-containing protein, with product MPTLEDALELAVRAHRGQRDKAGQPYILHPLRVMARLDTETERMVALLHDVVEDTPYTLERLRELGYGEDVLGALERLTKAEGEDYAAFIERVRPHPLARRVKLADLEDNMDVRRLPAVTAKDAERLARYRAAWARLKDT
- a CDS encoding alpha/beta fold hydrolase — encoded protein: MRQSIYDRLNVRVMGAMGPPLIFAHGFGSDQRAWRHQVAAFKSQYQIILFDHVGCGRSDFNAYSAQRHGRIHGHAEDVLELCEELDLRDVTLVGHSVSGMVGMLAALAEPRRFQRLVFVKASPRYLNDVGYVGGFERSQLDTLYATMSANFLAWAGGFAEQVVNMPEMPELAREFARTLSAMRPDIALASARVIFESDLRAELPRLKTPTLILQSGADFAVPDEVGLYMAEHIPLAQLTRIDARGHLPHLSAPRAVTHALAEFLADRPPRSQQEQRLFLDAFGARRGVFKDSLN
- the acnA gene encoding aconitate hydratase AcnA; the protein is MTDSFKSKSQLKVGSASYDFYSLAKVGKDHASVARLPFSLKILLENLLRNEDGRVVKREHVDKLLAWDPKAEPDTEISFHPARVLLQDFTGVPAVVDMAAMREALAALGGDPTKINPRNPADLVIDHSFQVDVFGTTDAFRANAELEFERNQERYAFLRWGQNAFKNFRAVPPDVGICHQVNLEYLAQVAFRQGNLLYPDTLVGTDSHTTMINGLGVVGWGVGGIEAEAVLLGQPITMLIPQVVGFKLTGKLPAGATATDLVLTVTQMLRKRGVVGKFVEFFGEGITGLSLPDRATIANMAPEYGATIGFFPVDEESLNYLRFTGRPAETVALAEAYFKEQGLFHTASSPEPVFTDTLTLDLSTVVPSLAGPKRPQDRVPLTDMKASYEKSLVEMLAAGKSKGEDDEGGGKAKAPAAPVPPERLAQTVTVKNGPQSYEIGHGAVVIASITSCTNTSNPAVLLGAGLLAKKAVERGINVQPWVKTSLAPGSRVVTDYLKEAGLMPYLEALGFHVVGYGCATCIGNSGPLPDPVAEAVTVGDLVVAAVLSGNRNFEGRINPHVRMNYLASPPLVVAYALAGVVGKDLNKEPLGTDRNGKPVFLKDIWPTNEEIREAIATAVKPEQFRHQYSRAMEGDALWQQLKVDGGSTFKWDPKSTYVRKPSFLENIPAEPKPLADIKGARVLALLGDSVTTDHISPAGNIAKTSPAARYLMEQGVEPKDFNSYGARRGNHEVMVRGTFANIRLKNLLVPGVEGGVTVHIPTRERTSIYDASVKYQQEGTPLVVLAGAEYGTGSSRDWAAKGTAMLGIKAVIAKSFERIHRSNLIGMGVLPLQFEAGQDAQSLGLTGHETFEITGVADGLAPQKKLTVKATGEGGTKEFTALCRIDTPNELDYYRHGGILLYVMRQLAKG